Proteins encoded by one window of Thalassoroseus pseudoceratinae:
- a CDS encoding tyrosine-type recombinase/integrase, which yields MASIHQSGPGASWQIYFRFAGKQFKPSLKTKSKREAENRRGEIERTIQLLEEGVLTLPPHSSQSEIRRFILSGGKVTQKPEFHTLPTLSELCEEYFENYAVGKEANSVSTERTHSKHFLRLIGGETPINEITTETLQRYANKRSKEQGRKGKTVSSRTIEKELVTFNQIWKIAVEKGYVTVDSPAKSTKLSLSDEPLPFMTWGEIENIIERGSSNNAEQAAYWDRLFLDEAQVNELVADAFVAARHIFIGPAIAMAAYTGARRSEILESKIEDWDFNDRTVAIRSRKGSRKHRTTIRKVPLNKRLERIIREWLERHPGGVFTFMVPADITRSGARQDRAAQMTKDQATHHFKTTLKDTKWRVVKGWHVLRHSFCSNCARRNVPDLTIDKWMGHNGDEAIKKRYRHLFPGDERQLMDRLFA from the coding sequence TTGGCAAGCATTCATCAATCAGGACCAGGGGCGAGTTGGCAAATCTACTTTCGTTTCGCCGGAAAACAATTCAAGCCTTCATTGAAAACGAAATCGAAGCGGGAGGCCGAGAACCGCAGAGGCGAGATCGAACGAACAATTCAGCTCTTGGAAGAAGGGGTCCTCACGCTGCCGCCGCATTCCAGTCAGAGCGAAATCCGGCGATTTATTCTTTCCGGCGGCAAAGTGACCCAGAAGCCGGAATTTCATACCCTTCCAACTCTCAGTGAGCTTTGTGAGGAGTACTTCGAAAACTACGCCGTCGGAAAGGAAGCCAATAGCGTGTCGACCGAACGGACACATTCCAAGCATTTCCTGCGGTTAATCGGTGGTGAAACCCCGATCAATGAAATTACGACCGAAACGCTCCAGCGGTACGCGAACAAGCGATCGAAAGAGCAGGGACGGAAAGGCAAGACCGTTTCGTCTCGAACGATCGAAAAGGAACTGGTGACGTTCAATCAGATTTGGAAAATCGCAGTTGAAAAGGGGTATGTCACAGTCGACAGCCCGGCGAAGTCGACAAAGCTCTCGCTCTCTGACGAGCCTTTGCCATTTATGACCTGGGGAGAGATTGAGAACATTATCGAACGTGGCAGCTCGAACAACGCAGAACAAGCGGCGTACTGGGACCGGCTGTTTCTCGATGAAGCCCAGGTCAACGAACTCGTAGCGGATGCCTTTGTTGCGGCCCGACACATATTCATCGGTCCCGCAATCGCAATGGCCGCTTACACTGGCGCGCGTCGGTCGGAAATTCTCGAAAGCAAAATCGAGGACTGGGATTTTAACGACCGGACGGTCGCAATACGAAGTCGAAAAGGGAGCCGCAAACACCGAACCACGATCCGCAAGGTTCCGTTGAACAAACGGCTGGAACGGATCATTCGCGAATGGCTGGAGCGTCATCCGGGAGGCGTCTTCACTTTCATGGTGCCTGCGGACATCACGAGAAGTGGGGCACGCCAGGACAGGGCCGCACAGATGACCAAGGACCAAGCGACCCATCACTTCAAGACCACGCTCAAGGACACGAAATGGCGAGTCGTCAAGGGGTGGCACGTTCTCAGGCATTCCTTCTGTTCCAATTGTGCCCGGCGAAATGTTCCTGATCTGACAATTGACAAATGGATGGGGCACAACGGTGACGAAGCCATCAAGAAACGATATCGGCACTTATTTCCTGGCGACGAGCGTCAGCTGATGGATCGGTTATTTGCCTAA
- a CDS encoding serine/threonine protein kinase gives MNNISVNIFDKIQSLCQEFRRQLKRGENRGIEEYLSMASGSSKPILFQNLLHIDLEFRRRQGENPGSDDYIQRFPQFAQLIRQAFFESTMMSQHLRDTPADENTVIVGMPAARKLGEYELLEELGRGGFGVVYKARHLGRNQLVALKTLPTDFSEQSHHATEADRLHKFRQEFRSLADVNHPNLIGMQTLEVEGQQWFLTMDLIEGIDFLSYVRPHSKLDEDRLQATLRQLVVGLSALHAKRIVHRDLKPSNVMVENDGHVVILDFGLVAKLQKADETASLRSQSFAGTPRYAAPEQAHGEWSEESDWYALGVMIYEALTGQAPFNGSAVEVMMKKQHGTAPQLSERSDLPQKVCRLTDALLERQPSERPAVQTIANVVGIQIDSASRDSTFTQLRGDSTQSEWLLVGRDSQLAELEAARRELTATKLPKVVWVRGRSGEGKTSLVEKFIAPLRRSRELLVLSGRCYDRESVPFKAIDSLIDSLVSSLRSRTPDDILPDDIPMLAHLFPVLKRVEAIADRATISLTGIDSRQIRYRAFAALRELLTTIGRSTPVLLFIDDLQWGDADSAAALHELLLPPDAPAVMLLGSYRSDEAEESPFLREWRERNPEADPKLDEKVIEVSPLTAEQCLSMFAARVGCHIEALQEQMKDVFHGTQGNPYFLEQLIEGFDAESGQFEAVPLQEIIARKLQRLPLAAGPLLETIAVAGQSVRIDEVTHVSDQASNAYSAITHMRSERLVRLIGSSDHQLVDTYHDKIRETVLDGLAESEKQKLHIQFGEYIESAEAVTAEDMLKQLTRDVTLEAIEIPSSNRIFDLAYHFHAADDPRGFAYQMAAGELSFEAYASEDAFEYLNRAAAHCPSDIAQRIRFRLQYRLGKTLTRLREFDLALTHFKHATKEANTPLQHAVVFAGIAATYQVRSNYQSALDFYDKALTQLNMPRPKGLAAILKCVSQALRLATRPPKWRADSNCETAEIARHSLVQEIYIDLVAMIWELADGVISYPFIMLQMQNISRYVQNPGVWCVGVATSAASFAINGFPWLGKWLLKKAEPVEQQINDKESKGTFLMGSAVTNHYASKPSLADEQYSLAFEHLTQAGFHTYSCLAAHMHRHLHAVIASSSVELESARRTLQTAQAVDDQRTQCWGHYDIANALARLGDVTAALEHIEAARGFLQTGERYLTDAIFLCTEGYVRIQASAYEAARFSLEAGWYLVKSRKLLMNVSVRALPYLIESLVGPNWTQPIDPVVRKRLKRLCRVAIGMDWLYPDIASPAQRSRGRAYAAKGNTRKAVRCFAKAIRRADEFGAEYDRAKSLLDLAAVQTNGQDKLRQEAIKVLKKMESVIPRAESWLLGDQYDEQVVAPERFDVAPDHSIIASS, from the coding sequence ATGAACAACATCAGCGTTAATATCTTCGATAAAATCCAATCGCTTTGTCAGGAATTCCGTCGGCAACTCAAACGCGGTGAGAACCGCGGTATCGAGGAATACCTTTCAATGGCTTCCGGTTCTTCGAAGCCAATACTTTTTCAGAACTTGTTGCATATCGATTTAGAATTTCGGCGTCGACAAGGGGAGAATCCCGGCTCTGACGACTACATTCAACGCTTTCCGCAATTCGCTCAACTGATTCGGCAGGCATTCTTTGAGTCGACGATGATGTCCCAACATCTGCGGGACACACCAGCCGACGAGAATACGGTGATCGTCGGAATGCCCGCCGCTCGGAAGTTGGGCGAGTATGAACTTCTTGAAGAGTTGGGCCGTGGTGGCTTTGGAGTCGTCTACAAAGCCCGGCACCTCGGACGAAATCAATTGGTCGCTCTGAAAACTCTGCCGACTGATTTCTCTGAGCAATCCCACCACGCAACCGAAGCCGACCGTTTACATAAGTTTCGTCAAGAATTTCGTTCGCTGGCCGACGTCAATCACCCGAATCTGATTGGCATGCAGACTCTGGAGGTGGAGGGTCAGCAATGGTTCTTGACGATGGACCTGATCGAGGGAATCGATTTCCTCAGCTATGTTCGGCCCCATAGTAAACTCGACGAAGATCGCTTACAGGCTACACTTCGCCAGCTTGTGGTAGGCCTCTCGGCTCTTCACGCCAAGCGAATTGTCCACCGAGACCTCAAACCAAGCAACGTAATGGTCGAAAACGACGGCCATGTCGTGATCCTGGATTTCGGGTTGGTCGCCAAATTGCAGAAAGCTGACGAGACGGCATCCCTTCGCTCCCAAAGTTTTGCCGGTACACCACGCTACGCCGCTCCCGAACAGGCCCACGGCGAGTGGTCTGAAGAATCCGATTGGTATGCGCTGGGTGTCATGATCTACGAGGCACTCACTGGCCAAGCACCGTTCAACGGTTCGGCTGTCGAAGTCATGATGAAGAAACAACATGGCACGGCCCCGCAGCTTAGCGAACGATCCGATCTTCCCCAGAAGGTTTGCCGACTCACAGACGCCTTGCTTGAACGGCAACCGAGCGAACGTCCTGCCGTCCAAACCATCGCCAATGTAGTCGGCATTCAAATCGACTCCGCAAGTCGTGACTCGACATTCACGCAGCTGCGTGGAGATTCCACTCAATCAGAGTGGCTGCTGGTGGGTCGCGATTCGCAGCTCGCCGAACTGGAAGCAGCTCGGAGGGAGCTGACTGCTACAAAGCTTCCCAAAGTTGTTTGGGTTCGAGGCCGAAGCGGCGAGGGTAAAACGTCGCTCGTCGAGAAATTTATTGCGCCGCTCCGACGAAGTCGCGAACTGCTCGTGCTATCGGGCCGTTGTTACGACCGTGAGTCCGTACCGTTCAAGGCTATCGACAGTCTAATTGACTCGCTAGTCAGCTCTCTGCGGTCACGTACACCAGACGATATCCTTCCAGACGACATTCCAATGCTGGCCCATTTGTTTCCTGTCTTGAAGCGGGTGGAAGCGATTGCAGATCGAGCTACGATTAGCTTGACGGGAATCGACAGTCGACAAATTCGTTATCGAGCTTTTGCCGCACTGCGAGAGTTGTTGACGACGATTGGTCGGTCAACGCCGGTCCTGTTGTTCATTGATGATTTGCAATGGGGCGATGCGGACAGTGCGGCTGCCCTCCACGAGCTCCTACTCCCGCCTGATGCCCCCGCTGTGATGCTCCTGGGCAGTTACCGGAGCGATGAGGCCGAGGAGAGTCCATTTCTGAGAGAATGGCGCGAACGCAATCCCGAGGCCGATCCCAAATTGGATGAGAAAGTCATCGAAGTCTCGCCACTAACCGCGGAACAATGCCTTTCCATGTTCGCCGCACGAGTCGGGTGCCATATCGAGGCATTGCAAGAACAAATGAAGGACGTCTTCCATGGAACTCAGGGCAACCCCTATTTCTTGGAGCAGTTGATCGAGGGCTTCGATGCTGAGTCAGGGCAATTTGAGGCGGTGCCGCTCCAGGAAATCATTGCCCGCAAACTTCAGCGACTACCTTTGGCAGCAGGGCCTTTGTTAGAAACTATTGCGGTTGCTGGTCAGTCGGTGAGGATCGACGAAGTCACTCACGTTTCAGATCAGGCTAGTAACGCGTATTCCGCCATCACCCACATGCGGAGTGAGCGTCTTGTCCGCTTGATAGGTTCTAGCGACCACCAACTTGTTGATACCTACCATGACAAAATTCGTGAAACCGTCTTGGACGGACTAGCCGAATCGGAAAAACAGAAGCTTCACATCCAGTTTGGAGAATACATTGAATCTGCCGAGGCTGTCACGGCAGAAGACATGCTAAAACAACTCACGCGGGATGTAACCCTCGAAGCAATCGAGATTCCTTCATCAAATCGCATTTTTGATCTGGCCTATCACTTCCACGCGGCCGACGATCCCAGAGGATTTGCTTATCAAATGGCCGCAGGTGAACTCTCCTTCGAGGCATACGCTTCCGAAGACGCCTTTGAGTATCTCAACCGCGCTGCGGCACACTGTCCCTCCGATATAGCCCAGCGAATTCGATTCCGGCTCCAGTATCGGTTGGGAAAAACTTTGACACGATTGCGTGAGTTCGATCTGGCACTGACTCACTTTAAGCATGCCACCAAAGAGGCTAACACTCCACTGCAACACGCGGTAGTTTTCGCTGGTATCGCAGCGACTTATCAAGTCCGCAGCAATTATCAATCTGCTTTGGACTTTTACGATAAAGCGTTAACTCAGCTGAATATGCCTCGACCTAAAGGATTGGCCGCGATTCTCAAGTGCGTTTCTCAAGCGTTGCGGCTTGCGACACGCCCACCGAAATGGAGAGCAGATTCGAATTGCGAAACCGCGGAAATTGCGAGGCATTCACTTGTCCAGGAGATTTACATCGACCTTGTCGCAATGATTTGGGAACTCGCTGACGGCGTCATTTCGTATCCATTCATAATGCTGCAAATGCAGAATATTTCTCGGTACGTCCAAAATCCAGGCGTATGGTGCGTTGGTGTTGCAACCTCCGCAGCAAGTTTTGCGATCAATGGTTTTCCCTGGCTTGGAAAATGGCTGCTAAAAAAAGCGGAGCCAGTTGAGCAGCAGATCAACGACAAAGAGTCGAAGGGTACTTTTCTAATGGGTTCGGCTGTGACCAATCACTATGCGAGCAAACCATCGCTAGCCGACGAGCAATACTCACTAGCATTCGAGCATCTGACGCAAGCGGGCTTCCACACTTACAGTTGTCTAGCAGCACACATGCATCGACATCTGCATGCTGTCATTGCATCTTCTTCTGTAGAACTTGAGTCAGCCAGGAGGACATTGCAAACGGCTCAAGCAGTGGACGACCAACGAACCCAGTGTTGGGGACACTACGATATTGCCAACGCCCTAGCTCGACTAGGTGATGTCACCGCTGCCCTTGAACACATTGAGGCAGCCCGAGGGTTCTTGCAGACTGGCGAGCGGTATCTCACAGACGCAATATTCCTTTGTACGGAAGGGTATGTCCGAATCCAAGCATCTGCCTATGAAGCCGCTCGTTTTAGTTTGGAAGCCGGATGGTATCTCGTCAAGTCGCGAAAACTCCTGATGAATGTGTCAGTGCGTGCACTACCTTATTTGATCGAGAGCCTAGTCGGCCCGAATTGGACACAGCCCATCGATCCAGTTGTCAGGAAAAGGCTCAAGCGTCTTTGCCGGGTTGCGATTGGTATGGATTGGCTGTATCCGGATATCGCCTCGCCAGCTCAGCGTTCGAGGGGAAGGGCATATGCGGCGAAGGGCAATACACGGAAGGCGGTTCGGTGCTTTGCAAAGGCGATTCGTCGAGCCGACGAATTTGGCGCAGAATACGACCGCGCAAAAAGCCTACTGGACCTCGCCGCAGTCCAAACGAATGGTCAGGATAAATTGCGGCAAGAGGCAATCAAGGTACTCAAGAAGATGGAATCCGTAATCCCCCGCGCGGAAAGTTGGCTACTCGGTGATCAATACGACGAACAGGTCGTCGCTCCCGAACGGTTCGACGTTGCACCGGATCATTCGATAATTGCGTCGAGTTGA
- a CDS encoding DUF1559 domain-containing protein — translation MRSVTCERAGRKSLGFTLIELLVVIAIIAILIALLLPAVQNAREAARRTQCKNNLKQIGIALHNYHDVHRQFPPGYRFIANSTTDTIGGPTVSLLAYLDQGKIDSQLDPTTPWYLQSSVIAQTTLPGFVCPSDTSSPKITRPELAALGLPVGDTFAISSYAYSMGFDDAVCFGSGYGPKPANESVGVFYVHSKTRIAGITDGTTNTFAVGEAASGYDLCHGVGCTTPLSGWTAGHAWLIDGTNKEHLVSLGLQYAGGLASTVEKINKEVATDAYFHSIGAPTNKEPSWDGGPHWGTNFRSFHPGGCHFLLCDGSVRFVNENIELATYRALSTIQGGEVIGEY, via the coding sequence GTGCGCAGTGTCACTTGTGAGAGGGCAGGTCGAAAAAGCTTGGGGTTCACACTGATTGAATTGCTTGTCGTGATCGCGATCATTGCCATTTTAATCGCTTTGTTATTGCCAGCCGTTCAAAACGCCCGCGAAGCGGCCCGAAGGACCCAATGTAAAAACAATCTCAAGCAAATCGGAATTGCTCTTCACAATTACCACGATGTGCACCGGCAGTTTCCACCTGGATATCGCTTCATTGCCAACTCAACGACCGACACAATCGGTGGGCCGACAGTGTCGCTCTTGGCCTACCTCGATCAGGGTAAAATTGACTCTCAACTCGATCCGACAACTCCGTGGTACCTTCAGTCGAGCGTTATTGCGCAAACCACACTTCCAGGGTTCGTCTGTCCGAGCGATACCAGTAGCCCGAAGATTACGAGGCCCGAGTTGGCAGCCTTGGGACTACCAGTTGGTGATACGTTTGCCATCTCGTCATACGCGTATTCAATGGGATTTGATGACGCCGTCTGTTTTGGCTCCGGATACGGTCCGAAACCTGCGAACGAGAGTGTTGGCGTCTTCTACGTGCATTCGAAGACCCGTATTGCTGGTATCACCGATGGAACGACCAACACATTTGCCGTCGGTGAAGCGGCATCTGGCTATGATTTGTGCCATGGTGTTGGTTGTACCACGCCACTTAGTGGTTGGACTGCTGGACATGCGTGGCTAATTGACGGGACAAACAAAGAGCACCTCGTGTCACTCGGATTACAATATGCCGGAGGTTTGGCAAGCACTGTCGAGAAAATCAATAAAGAGGTGGCGACAGATGCTTACTTCCACTCAATTGGTGCTCCCACAAACAAGGAACCCAGCTGGGATGGTGGACCACACTGGGGGACCAATTTTCGCAGTTTCCATCCAGGCGGATGCCACTTCCTCCTTTGCGACGGGTCAGTTCGATTTGTGAACGAGAACATCGAACTCGCAACGTATCGTGCTCTGTCGACGATCCAAGGTGGTGAAGTCATCGGCGAATACTGA
- a CDS encoding MerR family transcriptional regulator gives MNFELRTYHQELEQAFEELSDYSKYDDGFEVFDIAELVEDLNRKAARFGAPIEPEAAILTPREGLIRVGRLLNWCHEQVDAESKKLDLLLEKISRLESQSTRKEWYTIKEAAEKTGLAEYTLRQGCNKGRFEEAWVQKKRDGKWRMSHVAIETIRNQGLPACC, from the coding sequence ATGAATTTCGAATTGAGAACCTACCACCAAGAGCTTGAACAAGCATTTGAAGAGCTGAGCGACTACAGTAAATACGATGACGGTTTCGAGGTGTTCGATATCGCCGAACTTGTGGAGGACCTAAACCGAAAAGCCGCCCGATTCGGGGCACCGATCGAACCTGAAGCGGCTATTCTGACACCTCGCGAGGGATTGATTCGCGTTGGCCGACTGTTGAACTGGTGCCATGAGCAGGTCGATGCTGAGTCCAAGAAGCTTGATCTCCTGCTAGAGAAAATCAGCCGATTGGAATCTCAGTCCACTCGCAAAGAGTGGTACACGATCAAAGAGGCCGCCGAGAAAACCGGTTTGGCCGAGTACACTTTGCGTCAGGGGTGCAACAAAGGGCGGTTTGAAGAGGCCTGGGTGCAGAAGAAGCGGGACGGCAAGTGGCGAATGAGCCACGTGGCCATTGAGACCATCCGGAATCAGGGGCTACCGGCTTGCTGTTGA
- a CDS encoding serine/threonine-protein kinase: MNNPAGNNVFEEIQSLCRDFRKQLKDGSTPLLEDFLQRIDESARENLFQNLLNLELQFLNKQGTPPSSDEYHRRFPRYGRSIRQAFFESTMMSQIGVDTPAAEKTILVNMSFDRRIGEYDLVRELGRGGFGIVYEAKHVRRRDSVALKTLPKNTEDQSNPIQNAERLHKFRREFRSLAEINHPNLVGMQTLEVDADQWFFTMDLVQGVDFIEYVRPNGQLDEPRVRKALNQMIRGIAALHDRGIVHRDLKPSNVLVSEEGRVTILDFGLVAELQRTTNQTVSMKSRQFAGTPRYAAPEQISGTRLPASDWYALGVLIYEALTGKAPFEGSYVEVMMKKQSEPAPQLSEKPDLPQDLAELADQLLQADPDSRPHAQQIRDVLGVESEATQEDSTDSTSDRTFTSSNEFLVGREQQLSELQKAFDQLLSSQKAVITMISGRSGEGKSSLADKFLEPLRLSDDVLVLGGRCYDRESVPFKAIDTLIDALVAFFRSRPSDEVHSWLPDDIAMLAQLFPVLRRVQAIADRSQPEIRSIDSRQIRYRAFNALRDLFITISRTMPIVLLIDDLQWGDADSAAALFEVLTPPDSPTVLLLGSYRSDEADDSPFLTEWKQKNPLESGPIQETLIEVAAFTEVECVQLIAHRLSGTGEMSHEQARKLYEESRGNPYLVDQLLEGFDQQTGEFQAVPLDQIIAQRLHRLPPEAVELLEVIAVAGQAAVIDEIAEVAQTTSQVYSTLTHMRSERLIRLIGSFGTQQVDTYHDKIRETVLYQMDEERRRELHTQYGEFLEQTENLSAEKIKQIFDQDFTLQEQDLPASDRIFDLAYHFYAANDERAFFYQMVAGEQALRTYAIEDASDFYERAEQLLPNATTENIRFRLFLAIGRIALWNNSTETSLKAYNNALEAASCSLSRAKANVGIGHVHSQRGRFDDAIKFYDRALNDIDQPRRKTTIGKLAWFAKATLTLLLIPPKFLRIHDNTGQQSAQLCHDVFSRLGPCMPEKSLISAAESFTRGSLATLAMGGEHLVAQSYASAAFLFSGFGTPWIGNRLIRWSGQIESRLNDPAVRGMLCYNSGIANYWGSQLKTAEKNLVESLPLLRRTGNSYEQMVSCHMLRHLYAFFGSTSLEEKVARQVLELARETNNVQCTCWGLYDVASALARRGEIIEALEYMRQSLDALTNERFNMTETIRGSTYGFVLLQASRHEEARKVALVAWKNVMKCPIDVTIFCLPILIESIPGPHWNSNVPKADVRILKRLLRRAVPVYYCYPNHQPHLLRVTGRAHFALGNHRKAIRKFQKAVKVAASKGMDYQRARCLLDLAAVLEEDREKHRREAIELLKKMESVIPYAERWLLGDDPDMGCVASPPDDIEVPATGLSK, from the coding sequence ATGAACAATCCAGCGGGCAACAATGTCTTCGAGGAAATCCAGTCACTTTGTCGAGATTTTCGAAAGCAACTCAAGGATGGCAGTACTCCATTGCTGGAAGACTTTCTTCAACGGATCGATGAGTCTGCTCGGGAGAATCTTTTCCAGAACCTATTAAACCTGGAGCTACAGTTTCTCAACAAGCAAGGTACTCCGCCGTCCTCGGATGAGTACCACCGGCGGTTTCCCCGATACGGGAGGTCGATCCGGCAGGCTTTCTTCGAGTCGACGATGATGTCTCAGATCGGGGTCGACACCCCCGCGGCGGAAAAGACGATTCTCGTCAATATGTCATTCGACCGCCGAATTGGGGAATACGATCTTGTTCGGGAGTTAGGTCGTGGCGGCTTCGGCATCGTTTACGAAGCCAAACATGTCCGCCGTCGTGATAGTGTCGCGCTCAAGACTCTGCCGAAGAATACCGAGGATCAATCGAATCCGATTCAAAATGCCGAACGCTTGCATAAATTTCGTCGCGAATTTCGTTCGCTCGCGGAGATCAACCATCCCAACTTGGTTGGTATGCAAACACTGGAAGTTGATGCAGACCAATGGTTCTTCACAATGGACCTCGTCCAAGGAGTGGACTTTATTGAGTATGTTCGACCAAATGGACAGTTAGACGAACCGCGAGTTCGAAAAGCCTTGAATCAAATGATTCGGGGAATCGCAGCCTTGCACGACCGCGGAATCGTCCATCGAGACCTCAAGCCAAGCAACGTCCTGGTCAGTGAAGAAGGCCGAGTGACAATCCTCGACTTCGGTCTTGTCGCGGAATTGCAACGGACGACAAACCAGACAGTCTCGATGAAATCCCGACAGTTCGCCGGAACACCTCGTTATGCAGCTCCCGAACAGATTTCCGGTACGAGATTACCGGCTTCCGATTGGTACGCACTGGGCGTGCTCATTTACGAAGCATTGACAGGAAAAGCACCGTTCGAGGGTTCGTATGTTGAAGTGATGATGAAAAAGCAGTCGGAGCCTGCCCCCCAGTTGAGTGAGAAACCGGATTTGCCACAAGATTTGGCAGAACTAGCGGATCAACTCCTCCAGGCCGACCCAGACTCGCGTCCCCATGCACAACAAATACGCGATGTGCTAGGAGTCGAAAGCGAAGCGACACAGGAAGACTCTACGGACAGTACTTCAGATCGTACCTTTACCTCCTCGAATGAATTCTTGGTCGGTCGCGAACAGCAGTTATCAGAGTTGCAGAAGGCCTTCGACCAGCTGCTTTCAAGTCAAAAAGCTGTGATCACGATGATCAGCGGTCGGAGTGGCGAGGGTAAATCATCGTTGGCAGACAAATTTTTGGAACCGCTTCGATTGAGCGACGATGTTCTCGTTCTTGGCGGACGATGTTATGACCGGGAGTCGGTCCCGTTCAAAGCCATCGACACACTGATCGATGCTCTCGTTGCTTTCTTTCGCTCTCGCCCTAGTGACGAAGTTCACAGCTGGTTGCCGGACGATATTGCGATGTTAGCTCAACTGTTCCCCGTGCTGCGGCGTGTGCAAGCAATTGCCGACCGATCCCAGCCGGAAATTCGTAGCATAGACAGTCGTCAAATCCGTTACCGTGCATTTAACGCACTACGCGATCTGTTCATCACCATCAGTCGCACCATGCCGATTGTATTGTTGATCGACGACCTGCAATGGGGCGACGCTGACAGTGCGGCGGCACTGTTCGAAGTTCTCACTCCCCCAGATTCACCCACTGTTTTACTGCTGGGAAGTTATCGCAGTGATGAGGCTGACGACAGCCCCTTTCTCACTGAATGGAAGCAGAAGAATCCGCTAGAGTCTGGTCCAATCCAAGAAACTCTGATCGAAGTGGCTGCCTTCACAGAAGTCGAATGCGTCCAACTGATTGCACATCGGCTAAGTGGCACAGGTGAGATGTCTCACGAGCAAGCCCGGAAACTCTATGAGGAATCGCGTGGCAATCCGTACCTTGTCGACCAACTGCTTGAAGGTTTTGATCAGCAAACGGGCGAATTTCAGGCAGTTCCGCTCGATCAGATAATTGCGCAACGGCTCCACCGACTCCCACCGGAAGCCGTCGAACTCTTGGAGGTGATCGCAGTCGCAGGACAAGCGGCAGTCATCGACGAGATCGCCGAAGTCGCGCAAACGACGAGTCAAGTGTATTCGACGCTCACCCATATGCGAAGTGAAAGGCTGATTCGGCTGATCGGTTCGTTCGGAACGCAACAGGTCGATACCTACCATGACAAAATTCGTGAAACAGTTTTATACCAGATGGATGAGGAGCGACGTCGAGAGCTACACACTCAATACGGTGAATTTCTCGAACAGACCGAGAATCTCTCGGCCGAGAAAATCAAACAGATTTTCGACCAAGACTTTACGCTTCAGGAGCAGGACCTTCCTGCCAGCGACCGCATTTTCGATTTGGCGTATCACTTTTATGCTGCCAATGACGAAAGGGCTTTCTTCTATCAGATGGTCGCTGGCGAACAAGCACTACGCACATATGCGATTGAAGACGCGAGCGATTTCTACGAACGTGCGGAACAGTTGCTTCCTAATGCCACGACGGAGAATATTCGGTTTCGGTTGTTTCTGGCGATTGGACGCATCGCACTGTGGAACAACTCGACTGAAACTTCGTTGAAGGCTTATAACAATGCCTTGGAAGCAGCAAGTTGCTCCCTGTCCCGTGCGAAGGCCAATGTTGGAATCGGTCATGTGCACAGTCAGCGTGGGCGATTCGATGACGCGATCAAATTCTATGATCGTGCTTTAAATGACATCGACCAGCCAAGGCGTAAAACGACAATTGGAAAACTCGCCTGGTTCGCCAAGGCAACGTTGACACTTCTTCTCATTCCACCAAAATTCTTGAGAATTCACGACAACACTGGTCAACAGAGTGCGCAATTGTGTCACGACGTGTTTTCGCGATTGGGGCCATGCATGCCGGAAAAGAGTTTAATTTCCGCAGCCGAAAGCTTCACACGAGGGTCTCTCGCTACTCTCGCGATGGGAGGTGAGCATCTTGTCGCCCAAAGCTACGCCAGTGCAGCATTTTTGTTCTCGGGATTTGGTACGCCTTGGATTGGAAATCGACTAATACGATGGTCAGGCCAGATCGAATCGCGACTCAACGACCCGGCTGTTCGTGGGATGCTCTGCTACAATTCAGGTATTGCCAATTATTGGGGCAGCCAACTTAAAACTGCTGAAAAGAATCTTGTGGAATCGCTTCCGCTCTTAAGACGCACTGGCAATTCTTACGAACAGATGGTTTCTTGTCACATGCTCCGTCACTTGTACGCCTTCTTTGGCAGCACAAGCTTGGAGGAGAAAGTTGCCAGACAGGTTTTAGAGTTGGCTCGCGAGACAAACAATGTTCAATGCACTTGTTGGGGCTTGTACGATGTCGCGAGTGCTCTAGCCCGCCGTGGAGAAATCATCGAGGCACTCGAATACATGCGACAGTCTCTCGACGCCTTGACGAACGAACGGTTCAACATGACCGAGACGATTCGCGGAAGTACCTACGGTTTTGTTCTGCTCCAAGCTTCAAGGCACGAGGAAGCACGCAAAGTTGCACTCGTGGCCTGGAAGAATGTGATGAAATGCCCAATTGATGTGACAATATTCTGTTTGCCGATCTTGATTGAGAGCATCCCCGGGCCGCATTGGAATTCAAACGTTCCGAAGGCCGATGTTAGAATACTCAAGCGACTGCTCCGGCGTGCTGTTCCGGTTTACTATTGCTACCCGAACCATCAGCCCCACTTGCTACGCGTGACGGGAAGAGCACACTTTGCGTTGGGCAATCATCGTAAGGCGATTCGAAAATTTCAAAAAGCAGTCAAAGTGGCCGCATCGAAGGGGATGGATTACCAACGTGCCAGGTGCCTCCTCGACCTTGCAGCAGTTCTAGAGGAAGATCGAGAAAAACACCGTCGTGAGGCGATTGAACTACTGAAGAAGATGGAATCCGTGATCCCATATGCGGAGCGTTGGCTTCTGGGCGACGATCCCGACATGGGTTGCGTAGCCTCACCTCCTGACGACATTGAAGTGCCAGCAACAGGGCTGTCGAAATAA